The Aspergillus oryzae RIB40 DNA, chromosome 5 genome segment CCTCATCATTCCTCCTCGATACATAAGCTTCCATAGGCGGTAGCTTCCGGCAGAATCATATAGATAGAGAATTCTTGCCTGAACGAGCTATTGCCCCTTAAGGGTTTCAGGCGACCTCAGAAACATGAACTGTACTGGAAGATGCTACTGTTGAGCTATACAGCAAAGGCACGCGAGGAGGACTAACGATGACTACCTACGACGTTATTGGCACCATGAGGTTGGGGACTTCCGGTGATCGGAGATAACTGCCGACTATCCGGCGGGAGCCCTAAGCCCTAATTGATAAGTTGGCCCAGACTCTGGGGTCGctgatatcgacatcatcgcTACTTCACTCGATGTTCAGCTTCGTTTTAGTTGGGCTGTATTTACATTGCCAGTACCTCTTTGGGCACTAAATTACGCTCAATATTTTTTGGGGGCCTTACAGTTTGCCTTCTCTATTTGTGTTCCCCCCATTGCCGGTCGAGGACCGCGATCTGATGCTAGCGACCCgatctacggagtacataccGTTCATCTCGTCTCgacttccttcccctcctccccctccttcaTTTATATCTGTCCCCCACATTTTCGCTCTTCTACGCCTCCAATGGGTAACAACCCTTCCAAGGGGCCCGCCGGAGATGTCCCGTCGACTTCGGGTCACTCGACCCATGCTGGTTCTGCGGGTGACAGAAAAGTGACGCGCCGACCTTCGCTCAACGCTCCATCGGGTACAGCAAAAGCCACTGCCGCGGATCCCTCTGCATCCAAAGAGACTGCAACTGGCCATCCAGTTTCGCAAAATCAGGCATCGGTTCAACAGCGTCTTCAATCACGCAATGCCCCAGACTCAGCGACACGGCATGCGCCCGATACTAAGAAAGCAGATCCTCACTATAAAGAAATACCCTCCCCCGATCCGTCAAACCCCGTCCAGGTACCAACTTCACGAACTAGCGCTAGGCACGATCACTATACATCCGTAGCGCCTTCCGGTCCACCTCACAATGCCTACTACAGCGCATCTGCCCATCTCCAGCGGCCACCACGATTGCCTCTACCGATTGGTGATGCCACGGCGACGCCAGGTTCACCTTATATGGGTTCGCCTCCCTCGGAACGATTGCTCGATGAACAAGCAGGTCAGGGAGATCCAAAGCTTGGCGATGCTGccgtcgaagatgaagaagttttggaagagctggagcCGTATACAAGCAGTGGTGTCGGCAGGCCTGTCCCTACGATTATAGAATGGACTGCTCCTGGCGACAAGGTCTATGTCACCGGTACATTCGTCAACTGGGAGAAAAAGTTTCGTCTACACAGAAGGTATGCAATGCCATTGGTATTATCCTTTCCATTGCTTGTTACTGGACCCGCAAGACCACATGGTCTAGCATTTATCAAGCTCCACCACTAACGTAACACCTGGTAAGCAGTGAAAGTAACCCCGGCGTTATGTCAACGAGGTTAAATCTCCGCCCTGGAACCCACCACTTAAAATTCATCGTAGACGGTGAGATGCGTGCGGCGGACAGTCTTCCCACTGCAGTAGACTTTACCAACCACCTCGTTAATTACATCGAAATAAGCGCCGATGACACTAATCGGTCACGGAGCGGGAGCGATAAAACATCTCAAAGCAACGTTCCTCCCGGAGTCCACCCTCCGCAAGTCCTCCCCACCCGAGTTGGGTCTGAGCAGGTTGGATCTGGATCAGCCGTTGAAGATCAACCGGACGAATGGGAAGAAATCCCCCAAGGGGACTTCCGTCGTATAATCCCGCAGTTCCTTGTTGACTTAGacagagaagatgaaacacAAGAGAGCCCAGCTTACCAACAAGCTGTCAATGTGATTGGCGATGCACCTACGCCGCCAAgtcttcccctcttcctggGGAAGTCGATATTAAACGGCACTACGCCAATGAAGGACGATAGCAGCGTGCTCAACTATCCCAACCATACTGTTTTGAATCATCTGGCGACGAGCAGCATCAAAAACGGCGTCCTCGCTACCAGTGCAACAACCAGATACAAACGCAAGGTAAGTCACTGCAATCGCACAGTCTGGTTTCTAGGTTACTAAGACGTACAACCACAGTACGTAACGACAATTTTGTATAAGCCAACCGGGGATATCGCGGGATAGATATAAACGCACAAAGACGTCACTGCATATCCCCTGTTCGGTCAGGAGTGGTACATTACTCCTTAGCTAGACAAGATCATGTTGAACCTTCTTCGCCTAATGAATATCTGCTGGCTTCGTGCTCCAATTCGTCTCTGAAACATCCGGGGAATGTTTTCCAACAAACTTATTATATCCCTGGCCTGAGTGTCTCTATGGGATTGCTCCCCCTTCCTcaccccttttcttttactgACTAACGCACATACATTGGAAGCCAAGCATATAGCCTTTGGGCACTTAGTAATAGGCTGAATGCTAGGCAGGAGTTGTTTGACTATTTATTTCATTGAAGGCGCTTTGAATCACCATTTCTCCGGAGTTACTTGGGATGCATCACTAGCGATAAGAACGTTGACAACAtgtcttgtcttttctctttctgctcgCCATGCGACTGTGTCGCATGCGCTTCAGTACTTCTTGGCTACGTTTTAAATGCCTAATGTATGCTAGCATTCGGTCGGGTCCAGTACGGTCTAGTGATGCTGGGACATCTATGAATTACATACCACTACTTCTGCCAGGTCATTGTCGATGGAGTAACCCGATGCTCCCATGGCTACCTATAA includes the following:
- a CDS encoding putative Snf1 kinase complex beta-subunit Gal83 (protein involved in Snf1 protein kinase complex assembly), whose product is MGNNPSKGPAGDVPSTSGHSTHAGSAGDRKVTRRPSLNAPSGTAKATAADPSASKETATGHPVSQNQASVQQRLQSRNAPDSATRHAPDTKKADPHYKEIPSPDPSNPVQVPTSRTSARHDHYTSVAPSGPPHNAYYSASAHLQRPPRLPLPIGDATATPGSPYMGSPPSERLLDEQAGQGDPKLGDAAVEDEEVLEELEPYTSSGVGRPVPTIIEWTAPGDKVYVTGTFVNWEKKFRLHRSSESNPGVMSTRLNLRPGTHHLKFIVDGEMRAADSLPTAVDFTNHLVNYIEISADDTNRSRSGSDKTSQSNVPPGVHPPQVLPTRVGSEQVGSGSAVEDQPDEWEEIPQGDFRRIIPQFLVDLDREDETQESPAYQQAVNVIGDAPTPPSLPLFLGKSILNGTTPMKDDSSVLNYPNHTVLNHLATSSIKNGVLATSATTRYKRKYVTTILYKPTGDIAG